In the Thermoanaerobacter uzonensis DSM 18761 genome, GAACCTTTCACTCTGATGGTAATAGTATCTGTAGCTGTTTTTACTCCTCTGCCTGCCAGCTGCTTCTTATAAGGGGAAGACAGCCTGGTTTCTTTCAAAAATCTATAAATAAACCTACTAGTGTTCCAGCAAAAACAGCAGGCATAAAAGGAAGCTTTGTTCTGAATTTGCGTAAAATAAGGGAATAAAAGATAAAAATCACAGATGCCCACAAAAGAATATCCCATATCTTGAAACCTGCATAGAAAAACAAAGCAGTTAAAATTTTTACATCTCCTCC is a window encoding:
- a CDS encoding prepilin peptidase, with amino-acid sequence MIFCFVSISNCTLQKFFSLFINFFLKPYINLKFYLLNFLLVFTVLFLFWLLGGIGGGDVKILTALFFYAGFKIWDILLWASVIFIFYSLILRKFRTKLPFMPAVFAGTLVGLFIDF